In Lentimicrobium sp. L6, one genomic interval encodes:
- a CDS encoding 1-acyl-sn-glycerol-3-phosphate acyltransferase encodes MGINKVDQKSFRYKLLWNTIKFWHELYYHQKIEITNQDRVPAEGAIVFTPNHQNALMDALALLFSVKRTVVFLARADIFKKKSVAEILYFLRILPVYRPRDGQGEVKKNLETFKKTSEVLQKNLGITIFPEGTHTDKQSLLPLKKGFAKIAMQTEEANDFKLGIQLIPVGISYSNYTQCQSTLSINFGHPIHLADYYEEYKKKPAIALNQIRDKMSESLKENMIHIEDDENYNAVEYLMTAYAKEIPFPQKGTSRILVGQVFLNKLESLSESQSEKFEELIKNTNDFLKLSSKFNKRQKALWPKYSITKLLLNTLRFIILLPLLLPSALLHLPTQLLSHLPSKFIGDEQFHSTFRFVLAFIILPITFTIEAILLNIFYDDFSLFYFFIAYSISLIFILLNVNWLRNYYGIFKIFIFKMFNSKKAEGIEKLINSIKLLIQEL; translated from the coding sequence ATGGGTATCAATAAAGTTGACCAAAAATCCTTTAGATATAAACTCCTCTGGAATACTATCAAATTCTGGCATGAACTATATTATCATCAAAAGATAGAAATCACCAACCAAGACCGGGTTCCTGCTGAAGGAGCTATAGTTTTTACGCCCAATCATCAAAATGCTTTGATGGATGCCTTGGCTTTACTGTTCTCGGTAAAAAGGACAGTGGTTTTTCTGGCTAGAGCTGATATTTTCAAGAAAAAATCTGTTGCTGAAATACTATATTTCCTTAGAATCTTACCCGTTTATCGCCCGCGAGATGGACAGGGAGAAGTAAAAAAGAATTTAGAAACTTTCAAGAAAACTAGCGAAGTATTGCAGAAGAACCTCGGTATTACTATTTTCCCAGAAGGTACACATACTGATAAGCAAAGCCTTCTTCCTCTAAAGAAAGGATTTGCTAAAATTGCCATGCAAACAGAAGAAGCTAATGATTTCAAACTTGGAATTCAGTTAATTCCTGTAGGAATAAGTTATAGCAATTACACCCAATGTCAGAGCACTTTATCTATCAACTTTGGCCATCCCATTCATTTAGCTGACTATTATGAGGAATACAAAAAGAAGCCTGCTATTGCTTTAAATCAGATAAGAGATAAAATGAGTGAATCATTAAAAGAAAATATGATTCATATAGAAGATGATGAGAACTATAATGCAGTAGAATACCTAATGACCGCCTATGCCAAAGAAATCCCCTTTCCACAAAAAGGTACAAGTAGAATTTTAGTTGGGCAAGTTTTCTTAAATAAGCTCGAGTCATTGAGCGAATCTCAATCAGAAAAATTTGAAGAATTGATTAAAAACACCAATGACTTTCTTAAGCTATCTTCTAAATTCAATAAAAGACAAAAAGCTTTGTGGCCTAAATATAGTATCACAAAACTATTATTAAATACCTTAAGGTTTATCATTTTATTACCTTTACTATTACCTTCTGCACTTTTACACTTACCCACTCAATTACTCTCGCACCTACCCTCTAAATTTATTGGAGACGAACAGTTTCATAGTACTTTTAGATTTGTACTGGCTTTCATTATTCTACCTATCACCTTTACTATTGAGGCTATTCTTCTAAATATTTTTTATGATGACTTCTCTTTATTTTATTTTTTCATAGCTTATTCAATATCCCTAATATTCATCTTGCTCAATGTAAATTGGCTCAGAAATTATTATGGAATTTTTAAAATCTTCATCTTTAAAATGTTTAATTCTAAAAAAGCTGAAGGCATAGAAAAACTAATCAATAGCATTAAATTGTTAATTCAAGAGTTGTAG